Proteins encoded within one genomic window of Panicum virgatum strain AP13 chromosome 1N, P.virgatum_v5, whole genome shotgun sequence:
- the LOC120657620 gene encoding GTPase-activating protein gyp1-like, producing the protein MSGSGGGVGGGAGGSPNNTEWRFNQTLRNVQGMLKGRSFPGKVLLTRRSEPLSPPDYSPRFESEHDEDEHKGGSQEGEGQAPGNSFDSASAKKSNILSTSSSNSLPDAQGLVSGARATDSARIDKFTKELSRPAVILDNLRELSWSGVPPYMRPNVWRLLLGYAPPNKDRREGVLTRKRLEYVECVSQYYDIQDSERADEEITMLRQVAVDCPRTVPDVTFFQNPQIQKSLERILYTWAIRHPASGYVQGINDLVTPFLVVFLSEHLEGNMDSWSMDNLSGQDISNIEADCYWCLSKFLDGMQDHYTFAQPGIQRLVFRLKELVRRIDEPVSKHIEEQGLEFLQFAFRWFNCLLIREIPFHLVTRLWDTYLAEGDYLPDFLVYISASFLLTWSDKLQKLDFQEMVMFLQHLPTRTWAHHELEMVLSRAYMWHTMFKSSPSHLAS; encoded by the exons ATGAGCGGCAGCGGTGGaggagtcggcggcggtgccggcgggaGCCCCAACAACACGGAGTGGCGCTTCAACCAGACTCTCCGCAACGTGCAAGG CATGCTTAAAGGACGCAGCTTTCCCGGAAAGGTTTTGCTAACTCGGCGATCTGAGCCTCTTTCCCCTCCTGATTATTCTCCAAGATTTGAGAGTGAGCATGATGAAGATGAGCACAAGGGAGGTTCTCAGGAG GGAGAAGGCCAGGCACCTGGAAACTCATTTGACAGTGCAAGTGCAAAGAAATCAAATATTCTGTCAACAAGTAGCTCAAATTCATTACCAGATGCCCAAGGGCTAGTTTCTGGGGCTAGAGCTACAGATTCTGCAAGAATTGATAAATTCACAAAGGAACTCTCTAGGCCAGCTGTTATATTAG ACAATTTGCGTGAATTATCTTGGAGTGGTGTGCCGCCATATATGCGACCTAATGTATGGAGGCTTCTTTTG GGTTATGCACCACCTAATAAAGATAGACGAGAAGGTGTTCTAACAAGAAAAAGACTAGAGTATGTGGAATGTGTTTCTCAATACTATGATATCCAGGATAGTGAACGCGCGGATGAAGAAATTACTATGCTTCGCCAG GTTGCAGTTGATTGCCCAAGAACTGTACCTGATGTTACCTTTTTTCAGAATCCTCAAATTCAGAAATCTCTCGAGCGCATTTTATATACATG GGCTATTCGTCACCCAGCAAGCGGCTACGTCCAAGGAATAAATGACCTTGTCACACCGTTCTTGGTCGTGTTCTTATCTGAGCACCTAGAGGGCAACATGGACAGTTGGTCTATGGACAATCTTTCAGGACAGGACATTTCTAACATAGAAGCAGACTGCTATTGGTGTCTCTCGAAGTTTCTTGATGGAATGCAGGATCATTACACATTTGCACAACCAGGAATTCAGCGTCTTGTTTTTAGATTGAAAGAACTAGTTCGTCGTATAGATG AACCTGTATCCAAGCATATTGAAGAACAAGGACTAGAGTTTCTTCAATTTGCCTTCCGTTGGTTCAACTGCCTTCTGATACGGGAG ATACCTTTTCATCTTGTCACACGCCTGTGGGATACATATCTTGCTGAAGGAGATTATCTGCCAGATTTTCTCGTGTACATCTCGGCTAGTTTTCTGTTAACT TGGTCGGACAAGCTGCAGAAACTGGATTTTCAGGAAATGGTGATGTTCCTTCAGCACCTTCCCACAAGGACCTGGGCACACCACGAGCTTGAGATGGTCCTCTCCAGGGCTTACATGTGGCACACGATGTTCAAAAGCTCTCCCAGCCACCTTGCCAGCTAG
- the LOC120657619 gene encoding 3-ketoacyl-CoA thiolase 2, peroxisomal-like, translating into MEKAIDRQRVLLAHLVPSSSSSRPQLEASACAAGDSAAYQRTSSFGDDVVVVAAYRTPICKAKRGGFKDTYPEDLLTVVLKAVLDNTKINPGDIGDIVVGTVLGPGSQRANECRMAAFYAGFPETVPVRTVNRQCSSGLQAVADVAAAIKAGFYDIGIGAGLESMSINSIAWEGQVNPKISAFQKAQDCLLPMGITSENVAHRYGVTRQEQDQAAAESHRRAAAATASGKFKDEIVPVPTKIVDPKTGEEKKVVISVDDGIRPGTTASGLGKLKPVFKKDGTTTAGNSSQVSDGAGAVLLMKRSVALKKGLPILGVFRSFAAVGVDPAVMGVGPAVAIPAAVKSAGLQIEDIDLFELNEAFASQFVYCCNKLGLDRSKVNVNGGAIALGHPLGATGARCVATLLNEMKRRGRDCRFGVVTMCIGSGMGAAAVFERGDTVDELSNVRDIQSHSFLSRDAK; encoded by the exons ATGGAGAAGGCGATCGACCGGCAGCGGGTCCTCCTCGCCCACCTCGtcccctcctcctcgtcctcgcggCCGCAGCTGGAG GCGtcggcgtgcgcggccggggACAGCGCCGCGTACCAGAGGACCTCCTCCTTCGGAGATGATGTTGTCGTCGTCGC TGCATACCGGACGCCGATATGCAAGGCCAAGCGAGGGGGTTTCAAGGACACGTACCCAGAGGACCTCCTTACTGTTGTTCTCAAG GCTGTTCTGGACAACACTAAAATCAATCCAGGTGACATTGGTGACATTGTGGTTGGGACGGTGCTAGGTCCAGGTTCGCAGCGAGCAAATGAGTGCAGAATGGCTGCTTTCTATGCTGGATTCCCTG AAACTGTTCCTGTGAGAACTGTCAACCGACAATGCTCATCTGGGTTACAGGCAGTAGCTGATGTCGCCGCCGCTATAAAGGCTGGTTTCTATGACATAG GGATTGGTGCTGGTTTGGAATCCATGTCGATAAATTCCATTGCTTGGGAAGGACAAGTAAACCCAAAA ATAAGTGCATTCCAGAAAGCACAGGATTGTCTTCTGCCCATGGGAATTACTTCTGAAAATGTTGCTCATCGATATGGTGTCACCAGGCAAGAGCAAGATCAGGCTGCT GCCGAGTCTCATAGAAGAGCTGCTGCAGCCACGGCTTCTGGAAAATTTAAGGATGAGATCGTCCCTGTGCCAACAAAG ATCGTTGATCCTAAAACTGGAGAGGAGAAGAAAGTTGTGATATCTGTTGATGATGGAATTAGGCCAGGCACCACAGCATCTGGATTGGGGAAGCTTAAACCAGTTTTCAAAAAGGATGGGACTACAACTGCAG GCAATTCTAGTCAAGTGAGTGATGGTGCTGGAGCTGTTCTCCTAATGAAGAGATCTGTAGCTCTGAAGAAAGGACTTCCTATTCTTGGTGTTTTCAG GAGCTTTGCTGCTGTTGGAGTGGACCCAGCTGTTATGGGTGTTGGTCCTGCTGTTGCCATTCCTGCTGCAGTGAAGTCTGCTGGCCTTCAGATTGAAGACATTGATCTCTTTGAACTGAATGAG GCATTTGCCTCTCAATTTGTCTATTGTTGCAATAAGCTGGGACTAGACCGTTCCAAAGTAAATGTGAATGGAGGTGCGATTGCCCTTGGACACCCTCTGGGTGCAACAG GTGCGCGGTGTGTGGCTACTCTTCTGAACGAAATGAAGCGCCGAGGAAGAGACTGCCGATTTGGTGTTGTAACCATGTGCATCG GATCTGGGATGGGTGCAGCAGCTGTGTTTGAGCGGGGAGACACGGTGGATGAACTCTCCAACGTCCGGGACATCCAGTCACACAGTTTTCTATCAAGGGATGCAAAGTAG